A part of Deinococcus detaillensis genomic DNA contains:
- the moaA gene encoding GTP 3',8-cyclase MoaA produces the protein MISPAPPLQSNFVQDALGRPLRDLRISVTDRCNLRCTYCMPREIFGPDYAFLPREELLSFEEIERLSRLFVELGVQKLRITGGEPLLRRDLPQLIERLSQIEGVDDLAMTTNGLLLPRLAGDLKAAGLQRVTVSLDSLDPETFGKMNGLGVHPDKVLAGIEAALQAGLGVKVNTVVQRGVNDSALVELWTALRSKAVVRFIEFMDVGNHNGWEMSQVVPSSEVIARLAGSGSPLRPLDAHYQGEVASRYADAQGFEAGVISSVTAPFCGDCSRARLSAVGQLYTCLFATQGTDLRGPLRAGESDAELLERLRGVWQVRRDRYSEERGEASGKRREQKVEMSHIGG, from the coding sequence GTGATCTCCCCCGCGCCCCCCCTACAAAGCAACTTCGTGCAAGACGCCTTGGGCCGCCCGCTGCGCGATTTGCGCATCAGCGTGACCGACCGCTGTAATTTGCGCTGCACCTACTGTATGCCCCGCGAAATCTTCGGCCCCGATTACGCTTTTTTGCCGCGTGAGGAGCTGCTCAGCTTCGAGGAAATAGAGCGGCTCTCGCGGCTGTTCGTCGAACTTGGCGTCCAAAAGCTCAGGATCACCGGGGGCGAGCCGCTGCTGAGACGCGATTTGCCGCAGCTCATCGAGCGCCTGAGCCAGATTGAAGGCGTGGACGACCTGGCCATGACCACCAACGGCCTGCTGCTCCCACGCTTGGCAGGCGACCTCAAAGCGGCAGGCCTGCAGCGCGTAACGGTCAGCTTAGACAGCCTCGATCCAGAAACCTTCGGCAAGATGAACGGGCTGGGCGTTCACCCTGACAAAGTGCTGGCGGGCATTGAAGCGGCGTTGCAAGCGGGACTGGGCGTCAAAGTCAACACGGTGGTTCAGCGCGGCGTCAACGACTCAGCGCTGGTGGAGCTGTGGACAGCGCTGCGCTCAAAGGCCGTGGTGCGCTTCATCGAGTTTATGGATGTGGGCAACCACAACGGCTGGGAGATGAGCCAAGTGGTGCCGTCGAGCGAGGTGATCGCCCGTTTGGCCGGATCAGGTTCGCCGCTGCGCCCGCTCGACGCCCATTATCAGGGTGAGGTGGCTTCCCGCTACGCCGACGCGCAGGGCTTTGAAGCGGGCGTGATCAGCAGCGTCACCGCGCCGTTTTGCGGCGACTGCTCACGGGCAAGGCTCTCGGCAGTGGGGCAGCTCTACACCTGCTTGTTTGCCACTCAGGGCACCGATCTGCGCGGCCCACTGCGGGCAGGCGAAAGCGACGCTGAGCTGCTTGAACGGCTTAGGGGCGTGTGGCAAGTCCGGCGTGACCGCTACAGCGAGGAGCGCGGCGAGGCCAGCGGAAAACGCCGTGAGCAGAAAGTGGAAATGTCGCACATCGGCGGCTGA
- a CDS encoding DNA-3-methyladenine glycosylase: protein MPTPYTPAHFDANPVELARELLGARLERTLPDGRVLAGRIVEAEAYDCPRDPSCTAGRFHHIKTLELAAPPGQFVFWVAYGHPLLQIACRAEGIAASVLIRALEPLKGVDAMLEHRPVVSGRNLTSGPAKLVQALALSPAAFRGQPVNGAALRLLHGEAVQDERVSITARVGIAAGRNLPWRFFETGSKWISGGVPSMELAPRERDL from the coding sequence GTGCCCACTCCCTACACCCCCGCCCACTTCGACGCCAACCCCGTTGAACTCGCCCGAGAACTGCTCGGCGCGAGGCTGGAGCGCACCTTGCCCGACGGCAGAGTTTTGGCAGGCCGCATCGTGGAAGCCGAGGCGTATGACTGCCCCCGCGATCCGAGCTGCACGGCGGGAAGGTTCCACCACATCAAAACGCTGGAGCTGGCCGCGCCGCCGGGACAGTTCGTATTCTGGGTGGCCTACGGGCATCCGTTGCTACAAATCGCCTGCCGCGCCGAGGGCATCGCCGCCAGCGTGCTGATTCGCGCTCTAGAGCCGCTTAAAGGCGTGGACGCCATGTTGGAGCACCGCCCAGTGGTCAGTGGGCGCAACCTCACCAGCGGCCCAGCCAAGCTGGTGCAGGCGCTGGCGCTCAGTCCCGCCGCGTTTCGTGGCCAACCTGTCAATGGAGCGGCGCTGCGGCTGCTGCACGGCGAGGCCGTGCAAGATGAGCGGGTCAGCATCACGGCGCGGGTGGGCATCGCGGCGGGGCGCAATTTGCCTTGGCGCTTTTTTGAGACCGGCAGCAAATGGATTTCGGGCGGCGTGCCGAGCATGGAACTTGCGCCGCGCGAGCGAGATCTCTAG
- a CDS encoding replicative DNA helicase yields the protein MELTPRVPPHNNDAEISVLGSILLENDVLIQVGDTVAPEMFYRESHRKIFSAMRTLQERGEPVDLVTLSDELTKRGTLDEVGGLTYLIGLSDQVPTSAYAEHYARLVQEKYTLRQLISASSQAMKLAYDGQLPLEDLLDKAEKLIFEVSEQKKKGEQHQAMSEVVQDTFEYITLLHSNKGIPDGVASGFRDLDEQISGLQKGSLNVLAARPSMGKTAFALSIAQNVALRGDKTVAVFSLEMPSVQLALRMLCAEARVDMNRIRSGNLNERDFERLAHAAGRLAEAPMVIDDEPDLTVNALRSKLRRIQAQYGNLGLVVIDYLQLMSGSKGSTGANENRQQEISLISRNLKSIARELEVPVMVLSQLSRAVEQRPNHRPMLSDLRECVTGETLVNLASGQRVPIHELIGQTPEVLAMSEGGQIIAAQSDAVWEVGVRPVFAVKTRSGRVLKATGQHRIYQLGGWTTVAELRAGDRLALARRLPEPAEVRQWDEDLLALLGQLVGDGSYLNGQPLRFTTASEANSELVRRAAEKLGSTVNRHAGRGNWHQLVISGNGHRWQATGVGKWLKDLGLFNQRSHEKRLPHEVFGLNNASVATLLRHLWATDGCIHVRETGGASRVYFATCSEGLARDVAALLLRLSIVARIKAVDQASGKPIWNVDVSSGEAQLQFLATVGAFGPRTEAANALGKLLESRRGNPNVDTLPREIFAQVRSTMTQRGFSQRKMAAARGTRYGGTSHFSFAPSRATIQSYAAVLEDDALQTLATNDLYWDEVESVTPAGEEAVYDLTVPGPASWLADGLVSHNSGAIEQDADIVMFIYRDEYYNKETDQQGIAEIIIGKQRNGPVGTVKLQFHSAHVRFNDLAGES from the coding sequence ATGGAACTGACTCCCCGTGTGCCCCCCCACAACAACGACGCCGAAATCAGCGTGCTGGGCAGTATTTTGCTCGAAAACGACGTGCTGATCCAAGTCGGCGACACGGTCGCGCCGGAGATGTTTTACCGCGAAAGCCACCGCAAGATTTTTTCTGCCATGCGGACGCTGCAAGAGCGCGGCGAGCCGGTCGATTTGGTGACGCTCAGCGACGAACTGACCAAGCGCGGCACCCTCGACGAGGTGGGCGGGCTGACCTACCTGATCGGGCTGTCGGATCAAGTGCCGACCTCGGCCTACGCCGAGCACTACGCCCGCTTGGTGCAGGAAAAGTACACCTTACGTCAACTCATTTCAGCCAGTTCGCAGGCGATGAAGCTGGCCTACGACGGTCAACTGCCGCTCGAAGACCTGCTCGACAAAGCCGAGAAGCTGATCTTTGAAGTCTCCGAGCAAAAGAAAAAAGGCGAGCAACATCAGGCCATGAGCGAGGTGGTGCAAGACACCTTCGAGTACATCACCTTGCTTCACAGCAACAAAGGCATTCCCGACGGCGTGGCCAGCGGCTTCCGGGATCTGGACGAGCAAATCTCGGGCTTGCAGAAGGGCAGTTTGAACGTGCTGGCGGCTAGGCCGAGCATGGGAAAAACCGCCTTCGCCCTCTCCATTGCCCAAAACGTTGCCCTGCGCGGCGACAAGACAGTGGCGGTGTTTAGCTTAGAAATGCCCAGCGTGCAACTGGCCCTGCGGATGCTGTGCGCCGAAGCGCGGGTAGATATGAACCGCATTCGCAGCGGCAATCTCAATGAGCGCGACTTCGAGCGCCTCGCCCACGCCGCCGGACGCTTGGCCGAAGCCCCGATGGTCATCGACGACGAACCGGATCTGACAGTCAATGCGCTGAGGAGTAAGCTGCGGCGCATTCAGGCGCAGTACGGCAATCTGGGCTTGGTGGTCATTGATTACCTGCAACTGATGTCGGGCAGCAAGGGCAGTACCGGCGCGAACGAAAACCGCCAGCAGGAAATCAGCCTCATTTCGCGCAACCTCAAGAGCATTGCCCGCGAACTGGAAGTGCCGGTGATGGTACTCTCGCAGCTCTCGCGGGCAGTGGAGCAGCGGCCCAATCACCGGCCGATGCTCTCGGATTTGCGCGAGTGTGTGACCGGAGAAACCCTGGTCAACTTGGCCAGCGGGCAGCGCGTGCCGATTCACGAACTCATCGGCCAAACGCCGGAAGTTCTGGCCATGTCCGAAGGTGGGCAGATCATTGCGGCCCAGAGCGACGCGGTCTGGGAAGTCGGGGTGAGGCCTGTCTTTGCAGTCAAGACCCGTAGCGGACGGGTGCTGAAGGCAACAGGGCAGCACCGGATTTATCAACTGGGCGGCTGGACGACAGTGGCTGAGCTGCGGGCCGGCGATCGATTGGCGCTGGCCCGCCGCCTTCCTGAACCCGCCGAAGTCAGGCAGTGGGACGAAGATCTACTGGCACTGCTGGGTCAACTCGTCGGTGACGGCAGTTATTTGAACGGTCAGCCGCTGCGCTTTACCACCGCGTCCGAGGCCAACAGCGAACTTGTTCGCCGCGCCGCCGAAAAACTGGGAAGTACTGTCAACCGCCACGCAGGGCGCGGCAACTGGCATCAACTCGTCATCTCCGGCAACGGCCACCGCTGGCAGGCCACAGGCGTAGGCAAGTGGCTCAAAGACTTGGGGCTGTTCAACCAACGCTCCCACGAAAAGCGGTTGCCGCATGAAGTCTTTGGCTTAAACAATGCCAGCGTCGCCACCTTACTGCGTCACTTGTGGGCCACCGACGGCTGTATTCATGTACGCGAAACGGGCGGAGCTTCCCGCGTCTATTTCGCCACTTGCAGTGAGGGGTTGGCGCGTGATGTGGCCGCTTTGCTCCTGCGGCTGAGCATTGTCGCCAGAATCAAAGCGGTCGATCAGGCCAGCGGAAAACCAATCTGGAATGTCGATGTCTCCAGCGGCGAAGCCCAACTGCAGTTTTTGGCGACTGTCGGGGCATTCGGCCCCCGCACGGAGGCGGCAAACGCCCTCGGGAAGCTGCTGGAAAGCCGCCGAGGCAACCCAAACGTAGATACTCTGCCGCGAGAAATTTTTGCTCAGGTTCGCAGCACCATGACCCAGCGCGGTTTTTCTCAGCGGAAGATGGCGGCGGCGCGGGGCACCCGTTACGGCGGCACGTCGCATTTTAGTTTTGCGCCGTCACGGGCGACTATCCAGAGCTACGCCGCTGTTCTCGAAGACGACGCGCTCCAGACCCTTGCGACCAATGATCTTTACTGGGATGAGGTAGAGAGCGTCACCCCGGCTGGCGAAGAAGCGGTGTACGACCTCACCGTACCCGGCCCCGCTTCTTGGCTAGCCGACGGCTTGGTGAGCCACAATTCCGGCGCGATTGAGCAAGACGCCGACATCGTGATGTTCATCTACCGCGACGAGTATTACAACAAAGAAACCGACCAACAAGGCATCGCCGAAATCATCATCGGTAAGCAGCGCAACGGCCCGGTCGGTACCGTCAAGCTGCAATTTCACAGCGCCCACGTGCGCTTCAACGACTTGGCAGGAGAGAGCTGA
- a CDS encoding TetR/AcrR family transcriptional regulator: protein MDAPSLRERQKEKRRTRIYHVAIDLFKQSGFQATTATDIAKASNVSRGTFFNYYPYKEAVLLDYGAQIMARLRELAETRLAQGHAPRSVLEEVWDKLAEESGQERGLIPPLAYEVMNPSPERARTAYQALPLSRVIELILRPMQQAGQLRSDLSLQRMSNLIADTYLIIALRWSAYGTDRSLSEEMRLTLGFLMEGVVKR, encoded by the coding sequence ATGGACGCCCCCTCTCTGCGCGAACGGCAAAAAGAAAAACGCCGCACCCGCATTTATCACGTCGCGATTGATCTCTTCAAGCAAAGCGGCTTTCAGGCCACGACCGCCACCGACATCGCCAAAGCTTCCAACGTCTCACGCGGGACTTTTTTTAATTACTACCCTTATAAAGAAGCGGTGCTGCTCGATTACGGCGCTCAGATTATGGCGCGGCTGCGCGAGCTGGCCGAAACCCGATTGGCACAGGGCCACGCTCCGCGCAGCGTGCTGGAAGAAGTCTGGGACAAGTTGGCCGAGGAAAGTGGGCAGGAGCGCGGCCTGATTCCGCCGCTGGCTTACGAAGTGATGAATCCCAGCCCTGAACGTGCCCGCACTGCTTACCAGGCTTTGCCGCTCAGCCGCGTCATCGAGCTGATCTTGCGCCCGATGCAGCAGGCCGGGCAACTGAGGAGCGACCTGAGTTTGCAGCGCATGAGCAACTTGATTGCCGACACCTACCTCATTATTGCCCTGCGCTGGAGCGCTTACGGCACCGACCGCTCGCTGAGCGAAGAAATGCGCCTCACGCTGGGCTTTTTGATGGAAGGCGTGGTGAAACGCTAA
- a CDS encoding GntR family transcriptional regulator: protein MAKYPLIKSTLKDRLLGGHYQEGLPLPSEPQLAREFEVSRMTARRAIDELEREGYVYRVQGAGTFPTGKRFRQGMFRVRPFKEWARHPDHRTGVLHAMQIQATPEIAIVLQVQLGDPVIFIHRLRTAGDEALVIEKRYINAALVGDLLSQNLGVESIHEVMVAMGVPLTRVEQALEAVNLRQEESDLLRVPVGSAAFLLRRTTYSGTKRVSYVNYWVRGDRYAFQDSFEP from the coding sequence ATGGCGAAATACCCACTGATTAAAAGCACTTTGAAAGACCGCTTGCTCGGCGGACATTATCAGGAGGGATTACCGTTGCCCAGCGAGCCGCAGCTCGCCCGCGAATTTGAAGTCTCGCGGATGACCGCCCGGCGGGCCATTGACGAACTTGAGCGCGAAGGCTACGTCTACCGGGTGCAGGGCGCGGGCACCTTCCCCACCGGCAAGCGGTTTCGCCAGGGGATGTTCCGGGTACGGCCCTTCAAAGAGTGGGCACGCCACCCCGACCACCGCACCGGGGTGCTCCACGCCATGCAGATTCAGGCCACGCCGGAAATCGCCATCGTGTTGCAGGTGCAGCTCGGCGATCCGGTGATTTTTATCCACCGCCTGAGAACCGCCGGAGACGAAGCGCTGGTCATTGAAAAGCGCTACATCAACGCGGCGTTGGTGGGCGATTTGCTGTCGCAAAACCTCGGGGTGGAGAGCATTCACGAAGTGATGGTAGCGATGGGCGTGCCGCTGACGCGGGTGGAGCAGGCTTTGGAAGCGGTCAATCTGCGCCAAGAAGAATCAGACTTGCTGCGGGTACCGGTGGGATCGGCGGCCTTTTTGCTGCGCCGCACCACCTACAGCGGTACCAAGCGGGTGTCTTACGTCAATTACTGGGTGCGCGGCGACCGTTACGCCTTTCAAGACAGTTTTGAGCCGTGA
- a CDS encoding aspartate-semialdehyde dehydrogenase produces the protein MRLAIVGATGAVGHELLSVLEKSSLKFDELLLYASPRSAGSTLKFKGQDLTVQVTPEGAIPADVILASAGGSVSKALAPAWVAGGATVIDNSSAFRYDDSVPLVIPEVNGEAALKHQGIIANPNCTTAIAAVVVWPLHQRFSVKRMIVSTYQATSGAGAKGMEELETQTHMVLHGKEAQASVFAHPIPFNVIPHIDSFQDNGYTKEEMKVAWETQKIFGDPNLIISCTAVRIPTMRTHSEAITLEFERPATPDEARELLRAAPGVEVRDDPAANLYPMPLTASGKYDVEVGRIRASLAFEGGLELFVSGDQLLKGAALNAVQIAEYLQEKGALKEKALS, from the coding sequence ATGCGCCTTGCCATTGTCGGAGCCACCGGAGCGGTTGGACACGAACTTCTCAGCGTTCTCGAAAAAAGCAGCCTGAAGTTTGACGAGTTGCTGCTCTACGCCTCGCCGCGTTCGGCGGGCAGCACCCTCAAGTTCAAAGGGCAAGACCTGACCGTGCAGGTCACTCCCGAAGGAGCCATTCCCGCCGACGTAATCTTGGCCTCGGCGGGCGGCAGTGTCAGCAAAGCTTTGGCTCCGGCCTGGGTGGCGGGCGGCGCAACTGTTATCGACAATTCCAGCGCCTTCCGCTATGACGACAGCGTGCCCCTGGTCATTCCGGAAGTCAATGGCGAGGCGGCCCTGAAGCACCAAGGCATCATCGCCAATCCCAACTGCACCACCGCCATCGCCGCCGTCGTGGTCTGGCCGCTTCATCAGCGCTTCAGCGTCAAGCGGATGATCGTCAGCACTTATCAGGCCACCAGCGGCGCGGGCGCAAAGGGAATGGAAGAGCTGGAAACCCAGACCCACATGGTTTTGCACGGCAAAGAAGCTCAGGCCAGCGTGTTCGCCCACCCGATTCCCTTTAACGTCATTCCGCACATCGACAGTTTTCAGGACAACGGCTACACCAAAGAAGAAATGAAAGTGGCCTGGGAAACCCAAAAGATCTTTGGCGACCCGAATTTGATCATCAGTTGCACCGCCGTGCGGATTCCCACCATGCGGACTCACTCCGAAGCGATCACCCTAGAATTTGAGCGCCCCGCCACGCCGGATGAAGCCCGTGAGCTGCTGCGAGCCGCCCCCGGCGTGGAAGTCCGCGACGACCCCGCCGCCAACCTCTACCCGATGCCCCTGACCGCCAGCGGCAAATACGACGTGGAAGTGGGCCGCATTCGCGCCAGCCTCGCTTTCGAGGGCGGCTTGGAGCTGTTCGTCAGCGGCGATCAGTTGCTGAAAGGCGCAGCACTCAACGCTGTGCAGATTGCCGAATACTTGCAGGAAAAGGGAGCACTTAAGGAAAAAGCGCTGAGCTAA
- a CDS encoding aldose 1-epimerase, which translates to MKTCTIQNEYWTLEVAPEYGASILNLSAASGRSVMRPVNTESVHSSSDTAMFALMPYSNRIRDARFEFEGLTVQLRPKAGSTLIQHGDVRNRPWQVQKISETQIRCTFDSREFADVNWPWAFTAQMEYHLSGPHCDTALTLTNVSDSIMPAGIGLHPYFQRLQGGQEPTLQFEAGGWYATDENSLPLGGAQAIPAALDFSSARQVGDAQIDAVFASWEGTARLNWPQRSLTLTADNVFSHLVLFTAPDGSLALEPVSHATDAFNLASRGVHGTDMKTLTPQQSLSGAVRLSLEGDW; encoded by the coding sequence GTGAAGACCTGCACCATCCAAAACGAATACTGGACGCTGGAAGTCGCGCCAGAATACGGAGCCAGCATCCTGAATCTCAGCGCCGCTTCGGGCCGCTCGGTGATGCGCCCAGTGAACACCGAGTCAGTCCACTCCAGCAGCGACACCGCCATGTTTGCCCTGATGCCTTACAGCAACCGCATCCGCGACGCCCGCTTTGAATTTGAAGGCCTCACCGTTCAGCTCCGCCCCAAAGCGGGCAGCACGCTGATTCAGCACGGCGACGTTCGCAACCGGCCTTGGCAGGTCCAGAAAATCAGCGAAACCCAAATCAGGTGCACCTTTGACAGCCGTGAGTTTGCGGATGTCAATTGGCCTTGGGCTTTTACCGCGCAGATGGAGTACCACTTAAGTGGCCCGCACTGCGACACGGCGCTGACGCTCACCAACGTGTCCGACAGCATCATGCCCGCCGGAATAGGTTTGCACCCTTACTTCCAGCGCTTGCAGGGCGGCCAAGAGCCCACCTTGCAGTTTGAAGCGGGCGGCTGGTACGCCACCGACGAAAACAGCTTGCCGCTGGGCGGCGCACAGGCTATTCCCGCCGCGCTGGATTTCAGCTCGGCCCGCCAAGTCGGGGACGCCCAAATTGACGCGGTGTTCGCTTCGTGGGAAGGCACGGCCCGGCTGAACTGGCCTCAGCGCTCGCTGACCCTCACTGCCGATAACGTCTTTTCGCATCTGGTTCTCTTCACCGCCCCCGACGGCTCATTAGCGCTGGAACCTGTTTCACACGCCACCGACGCTTTCAACTTGGCGAGTCGCGGCGTCCACGGCACCGACATGAAAACGCTCACGCCGCAGCAATCGCTCTCCGGCGCAGTGCGGCTGAGCTTGGAGGGCGATTGGTGA
- the rlmB gene encoding 23S rRNA (guanosine(2251)-2'-O)-methyltransferase RlmB: MLLYGRNPVLEALQGGRVSELLVAKGIEESFVRELKTFEVRLKFAPRIELDQLAGTTQHQGVMAEVEDLEWATVDDILDRADEKGEQLLMILLDGVTDPRNFGAIIRSAEVLGAHGVVVEERRSAPLSAVVAKAAAGATSYLPVAQTKNLPRLIDQLKEDNVWIYGAAGEAATDLRRLDYDRKLALVIGAEGEGMRRLVREKCDELVSIAVRGQIKSLNAGVAAGILIHHAVSSRPIKAKP, encoded by the coding sequence ATGCTCCTTTATGGCCGTAATCCCGTGTTAGAAGCCCTGCAAGGCGGGCGCGTTTCCGAACTGCTCGTCGCTAAAGGGATCGAAGAAAGCTTCGTGCGCGAACTCAAAACCTTTGAAGTGCGCCTCAAATTTGCCCCGCGCATCGAGCTTGATCAACTCGCCGGAACCACCCAGCACCAAGGCGTGATGGCTGAAGTGGAAGACCTCGAATGGGCCACTGTGGACGACATCTTAGACCGCGCCGACGAAAAGGGTGAGCAACTGCTGATGATTCTCCTTGACGGCGTCACCGACCCGCGCAACTTTGGCGCGATTATTCGCAGCGCCGAGGTGCTGGGCGCTCACGGCGTGGTCGTGGAAGAACGCCGCAGCGCTCCACTGAGTGCCGTGGTCGCCAAGGCGGCGGCGGGCGCGACCAGTTACTTGCCGGTGGCCCAAACCAAAAATCTGCCGAGGCTGATCGACCAGCTCAAAGAAGATAACGTTTGGATTTACGGCGCGGCGGGCGAAGCGGCCACTGATTTGCGCCGCTTGGACTATGACCGCAAACTGGCCCTCGTGATCGGCGCGGAGGGCGAGGGAATGCGCCGCCTCGTGCGCGAAAAGTGCGACGAACTGGTCAGCATTGCCGTGCGCGGCCAAATCAAGAGCCTCAACGCGGGTGTGGCGGCAGGCATCCTCATTCACCACGCCGTCAGCAGCCGCCCCATCAAGGCGAAGCCGTGA
- the acs gene encoding acetate--CoA ligase, protein MTDQIDNMLIDNVLHETRVIEPPAEFAAKASIKRGEYERRYRQSLDDPETFWTEVAGQLSWTQPWTQVLDWQEPHARWFVDGQTNIAYNALDRQVELGRGDKRAFIWEGEDGEVRTFTYAELLREVSKAANTLTDLGVQVGDRVTLYLPLIPEAAIAMLACARIGAVHSVVFGGFSVSALADRITDAQSKVLITADAGYRKGAPVPLKANADAAAELAPSLETMLVVRRAGVAVPMKEGRDVWWSEAVGQASDQHQAAPLDSEHPLFVLYTSGSTGKPKGVLHTTGGYMVSAFLTMQTAFDLKEDDVFWCTADVGWVTGHSYTVYGPLLCGATAVMYEGAPNHPDWGRFWSVIEKHKINILYTAPTAIRSFMRQGDDYPGRYDLSSLRLLGSVGEPINPEAWMWYHRVIGGERCPVIDTWWQTETGTIMLTTLPGAFPAKPGSAGLPMFGIEPAILTRDGHELGPDEGGLLVIKRPWPSMLRTVYGDDERYRKTYWGEIPHVYFAGDGARKDADGYITVMGRVDDVLNVSGHRLGTMEIESVLVAHPSISEAAVVGRPDEVKGECVVAFVTPQSGMECDPAAIRAFITKEIGALARPDAIIVADALPKTRSGKIMRRFLRQIAAGKEIQGDTSTLEDPSVLERLQAAEVL, encoded by the coding sequence ATGACCGACCAAATTGACAACATGCTGATTGACAACGTGCTTCACGAAACCCGCGTCATCGAGCCGCCCGCCGAGTTTGCGGCGAAGGCCAGTATCAAGCGCGGGGAGTATGAGCGCCGCTACCGCCAAAGCTTGGATGATCCCGAAACCTTCTGGACGGAGGTGGCGGGCCAACTGAGCTGGACGCAGCCGTGGACGCAGGTGCTTGACTGGCAAGAGCCGCACGCCCGCTGGTTCGTGGACGGGCAGACCAACATCGCTTACAACGCGCTCGACCGCCAAGTGGAGCTGGGGCGCGGCGACAAGCGGGCGTTTATTTGGGAAGGCGAGGACGGCGAAGTCAGGACATTCACTTACGCCGAACTGCTGCGCGAGGTGAGCAAGGCCGCCAACACGCTGACCGACTTGGGCGTGCAAGTCGGCGACCGGGTCACGCTGTACTTGCCGCTGATTCCCGAAGCGGCAATTGCCATGCTGGCCTGCGCCCGCATCGGCGCGGTGCACAGCGTGGTGTTCGGCGGCTTCTCGGTGTCGGCGCTGGCTGACCGTATCACCGACGCCCAGAGTAAGGTGCTGATCACCGCCGACGCGGGCTACCGCAAAGGTGCGCCCGTGCCGCTCAAGGCCAACGCCGACGCCGCCGCCGAGCTTGCCCCGAGCTTGGAAACAATGCTGGTGGTGCGCCGCGCCGGGGTGGCCGTGCCGATGAAAGAGGGCCGCGACGTGTGGTGGAGCGAGGCAGTGGGTCAGGCCAGCGATCAGCATCAGGCCGCGCCGCTCGACAGCGAGCACCCGTTGTTTGTTTTGTACACTTCTGGCAGCACCGGCAAGCCCAAAGGCGTGCTGCACACCACTGGCGGCTATATGGTCAGCGCCTTCCTGACCATGCAGACCGCTTTTGATCTCAAGGAAGACGACGTGTTCTGGTGTACGGCGGATGTCGGCTGGGTCACCGGCCACAGCTACACCGTCTACGGCCCGCTGCTGTGCGGCGCAACCGCTGTGATGTACGAGGGAGCGCCCAACCACCCGGACTGGGGCCGCTTTTGGAGCGTCATCGAAAAGCACAAGATCAATATTCTGTACACCGCGCCTACCGCCATCCGCTCGTTTATGCGTCAGGGTGACGATTACCCGGGCCGCTACGACCTCTCCAGCTTGCGGCTGCTGGGCAGCGTGGGCGAGCCGATCAACCCTGAAGCGTGGATGTGGTATCACCGCGTCATCGGCGGCGAGCGCTGCCCGGTCATCGACACCTGGTGGCAAACCGAAACCGGCACCATCATGCTGACCACTTTGCCGGGGGCTTTTCCAGCCAAACCCGGCAGCGCGGGCCTGCCGATGTTCGGTATCGAACCGGCCATCCTGACCCGTGACGGCCACGAACTCGGCCCCGACGAGGGCGGCTTATTGGTCATCAAACGCCCCTGGCCGAGTATGCTCCGCACTGTCTATGGCGACGACGAGCGCTACCGCAAGACCTACTGGGGCGAAATTCCGCATGTGTATTTCGCGGGCGACGGCGCACGCAAAGACGCCGACGGTTACATCACCGTGATGGGCCGGGTCGACGACGTGCTCAACGTGTCGGGCCACCGCCTCGGGACGATGGAGATCGAATCGGTGCTGGTGGCCCATCCCAGCATTTCTGAAGCTGCTGTGGTGGGCCGGCCCGACGAGGTGAAAGGCGAGTGCGTGGTGGCCTTCGTGACGCCGCAAAGTGGGATGGAGTGTGATCCGGCAGCCATCCGCGCCTTCATTACCAAAGAAATCGGCGCACTGGCCCGCCCCGACGCCATCATCGTGGCCGACGCCCTGCCTAAAACCCGCAGCGGCAAGATCATGCGCCGCTTTTTGCGCCAGATCGCGGCGGGCAAAGAAATTCAGGGCGATACCAGCACCTTGGAAGATCCCAGCGTGTTGGAACGGCTGCAAGCGGCGGAAGTGTTGTAG